A single window of Synechococcus sp. CBW1004 DNA harbors:
- a CDS encoding amidohydrolase family protein: MTINNSLVVDTDSHILEPINLWTDYLENKELLSLAPRFYDDAEGVQRFVIEGFQPTPPKGTGMGGRNVDKKFQDTVATQRWEEQQPGGFSPEPRLQDMDREGVDIAMLYPTVGLRYTGLKSDEVAAAVCRAYNNWLADYCKAAPGRLIGIGAVPFQSPELAVAEMRYVIEKLGFKGVFTRPNPLRGRNLDHPDYDPIWQAAEELDCPIGIHEGGFMPGIVAVGYDRYDNMAYRHMASHPMEQQLSCMTLILGGVLERFPKLKIVFLESGGGWVPYWIDRMDEHRKHMGWMIPDCKLLPSDYFRRQCLIQIPSDESTTPMLVDLLGEDHIVWGTDYPHFDCNWTGATNRFANSSLSPVAIQKILGLNAVRFFNLETSKVSAPLQPAFV, from the coding sequence ATGACCATCAACAACTCCCTTGTCGTCGACACCGATAGTCATATCCTCGAGCCAATTAACCTTTGGACTGATTATCTGGAAAACAAGGAGTTGTTATCCCTTGCTCCTCGCTTTTATGACGACGCTGAGGGCGTGCAGCGCTTCGTCATCGAAGGCTTCCAGCCAACCCCGCCCAAGGGCACCGGTATGGGTGGGCGCAATGTCGACAAGAAGTTCCAGGACACCGTCGCCACCCAGCGTTGGGAAGAGCAGCAGCCAGGTGGCTTCAGTCCGGAACCTCGTCTGCAGGACATGGACCGGGAAGGGGTTGATATCGCAATGCTCTACCCCACGGTGGGCCTTCGCTACACAGGCCTCAAATCCGATGAGGTCGCGGCGGCAGTCTGCCGTGCTTACAACAACTGGCTTGCCGATTACTGCAAAGCCGCTCCAGGACGCCTGATCGGCATCGGAGCGGTTCCCTTCCAGTCGCCTGAACTGGCCGTCGCCGAGATGCGTTATGTCATCGAGAAGCTTGGTTTCAAGGGCGTCTTCACTCGCCCCAATCCCCTGAGGGGGCGCAATCTCGATCACCCTGACTACGATCCGATCTGGCAGGCCGCTGAGGAGCTGGATTGTCCGATCGGCATCCATGAAGGCGGCTTCATGCCGGGAATCGTCGCTGTTGGCTACGACCGCTACGACAACATGGCTTATCGGCACATGGCCTCCCATCCCATGGAGCAGCAGTTGTCATGCATGACCCTGATTCTCGGGGGTGTCCTTGAGCGTTTCCCGAAACTCAAGATCGTGTTTCTTGAGTCGGGTGGTGGCTGGGTTCCCTATTGGATTGATCGGATGGATGAGCATCGCAAGCACATGGGCTGGATGATCCCCGATTGCAAGCTGCTCCCCAGTGACTATTTCCGTCGCCAGTGTCTGATTCAGATCCCTTCTGACGAGTCAACGACTCCGATGCTCGTTGACCTCCTTGGCGAGGACCACATTGTGTGGGGAACTGACTACCCACACTTTGACTGCAACTGGACTGGTGCCACCAACAGGTTCGCCAACAGTTCCCTCTCCCCTGTGGCGATTCAGAAGATCCTGGGGCTGAACGCTGTTCGCTTCTTCAACCTGGAGACATCCAAGGTCTCAGCTCCCCTGCAGCCCGCGTTTGTCTGA